The following proteins are encoded in a genomic region of Thermomicrobiales bacterium:
- a CDS encoding DUF2298 domain-containing protein, with translation MSDPEALARWYFVISVVAVGLLPFSCWISAGLGPLRGLTIRPIALITLTAIVWWPAAMLGIPFNTPVLITAGVVASIASWGLWWRRGRPQFPWCWLLIGEAVWLAVFLAYAWFRSFNPAIINTEKPMEIALLTSVSQSTAVPAPDPWFAGYAINYYYFGYQCIATIIRLSGVPPAIGFNLALATIFASVAVLAMACAGQLATLAGVRRRSIGLSVGLGPLLVLVSGNLETIRRLASDPRGTIDASWWQGVGWQASRIIVDTNVFGSGDSRSTINEFPAFSFVLGDLHPHVLTLPLLALVLALALSLIGSRAAESRPRLLAIGALVGLLYASNSWDAPTGFLLVGLALAVRFHRQWRRWLISCGYVAISALVAALPFIIEYDPPLGVPSDAVPSWLTRLPVLGTLVNTFGIVVWHPTGVRDLVIVHGAWIAMFAAFAAVAIAQDRAILSFVDRYRIPLLGTSLVLLGIAVAWAPAVLLIGIPAALAGWFAWNSADAGTRAISGLFCVGFLLILIPEFFFIQDVFGDRMNTVFKLYFQAWLILGIASAGAVVYALARATWPRKIMLSAAFTAIILATLPYLPLSASDWTNGFEERQSLNGEQYIARANPSDFATIEWLRVHADPGDTIAEGPGCSYQVLNGVPLNRISAFTGIPTVVGWVGHESQWRRGQFDDIGLILQARTDTANALVGGERVSPTPEPRFIIVGAQERQGSTVCPIAIDAPADVTQRLADAGWVPVFEAQSTTIYGRASDTAVANLH, from the coding sequence GTGAGCGATCCGGAAGCACTCGCCCGCTGGTACTTCGTCATTTCGGTTGTCGCCGTCGGATTGCTGCCTTTCAGCTGCTGGATCAGTGCTGGACTCGGACCGCTCCGCGGCCTCACGATCCGGCCGATTGCGCTCATCACGCTGACTGCGATCGTCTGGTGGCCAGCAGCGATGCTTGGCATTCCGTTCAACACGCCAGTGTTGATCACTGCAGGAGTAGTCGCGTCGATCGCATCGTGGGGGCTGTGGTGGCGACGCGGTCGGCCGCAGTTCCCGTGGTGCTGGCTGCTGATTGGCGAAGCGGTCTGGCTCGCGGTATTTCTCGCTTACGCATGGTTTCGCAGCTTCAATCCCGCCATCATCAATACCGAAAAGCCGATGGAGATTGCCCTCCTGACTTCGGTCAGCCAATCGACTGCCGTCCCGGCACCAGACCCGTGGTTCGCCGGCTACGCGATCAACTACTACTACTTCGGCTACCAGTGCATCGCGACGATCATTCGCTTGAGCGGTGTGCCCCCGGCAATCGGGTTCAATCTCGCGCTGGCCACGATCTTCGCCTCAGTCGCGGTGCTCGCGATGGCCTGTGCAGGGCAACTGGCGACGCTGGCTGGAGTGCGTCGGCGCTCCATCGGGCTTTCTGTCGGCCTGGGTCCGCTACTCGTCCTCGTCTCCGGAAACCTGGAGACGATTCGTCGCCTCGCGTCCGATCCACGCGGGACAATCGACGCGAGTTGGTGGCAGGGGGTTGGCTGGCAAGCAAGCCGCATCATCGTTGATACCAATGTCTTCGGATCGGGAGACTCCAGATCGACGATCAACGAATTTCCGGCGTTCTCCTTCGTGCTCGGCGATCTGCATCCGCACGTGCTGACCCTGCCGCTGCTTGCGCTTGTCCTTGCGCTGGCTCTCAGCCTGATCGGAAGTCGCGCAGCCGAGAGCCGTCCGCGTCTGCTAGCCATCGGAGCGCTAGTTGGACTCCTGTACGCCTCAAATAGCTGGGACGCACCGACGGGTTTTCTACTCGTGGGCCTTGCGCTCGCCGTCAGGTTCCACAGGCAGTGGCGGCGCTGGCTCATCTCCTGTGGCTACGTGGCCATCTCCGCCTTGGTCGCGGCGTTGCCGTTCATTATCGAGTACGACCCACCGCTCGGCGTGCCGAGCGATGCCGTGCCGAGCTGGCTCACACGCTTGCCGGTGCTCGGCACGCTGGTCAACACATTCGGCATCGTCGTCTGGCACCCAACCGGAGTGCGTGATCTTGTCATTGTCCACGGAGCCTGGATCGCGATGTTTGCAGCGTTCGCCGCTGTGGCCATTGCTCAGGATCGAGCGATCCTGTCATTTGTCGACCGGTACCGGATACCATTGCTGGGAACCAGCCTCGTGTTGCTCGGTATTGCCGTCGCCTGGGCACCGGCCGTTCTGCTCATCGGAATACCGGCAGCGCTAGCCGGCTGGTTCGCATGGAACTCTGCCGACGCGGGCACCCGCGCGATCTCAGGCCTGTTCTGCGTCGGGTTCCTTCTCATCCTCATTCCCGAGTTCTTCTTCATCCAGGATGTCTTCGGCGACCGGATGAATACAGTCTTCAAGCTCTACTTTCAGGCGTGGCTCATCCTCGGGATCGCCAGCGCTGGCGCGGTTGTCTACGCGCTGGCGCGGGCAACTTGGCCACGAAAGATCATGCTCTCTGCCGCGTTTACCGCGATCATTCTGGCGACACTCCCTTACCTGCCGCTCTCTGCGAGTGACTGGACGAATGGGTTCGAAGAACGCCAGTCGCTGAATGGTGAACAGTACATCGCGAGAGCAAACCCCTCGGACTTCGCTACGATCGAGTGGCTACGCGTGCACGCCGACCCGGGCGACACGATTGCGGAGGGGCCGGGCTGCTCGTATCAGGTGCTCAACGGCGTACCGCTGAATCGCATCTCTGCATTCACCGGCATCCCAACTGTCGTCGGCTGGGTTGGCCACGAAAGCCAGTGGCGAAGGGGGCAATTCGATGACATCGGATTGATCCTTCAGGCGCGGACTGATACTGCTAATGCACTTGTCGGCGGCGAACGCGTATCGCCGACACCGGAGCCGCGCTTCATCATTGTTGGAGCGCAGGAGAGGCAGGGATCGACCGTCTGCCCGATCGCCATCGACGCACCGGCCGACGTCACCCAGCGCCTGGCAGATGCTGGCTGGGTACCCGTGTTTGAAGCGCAATCGACAACGATCTATGGGCGCGCATCTGACACCGCCGTGGCGAATCTTCATTGA
- the infC gene encoding translation initiation factor IF-3 has translation MSCLQEHSVMLPTITWIILRRLAIGARPVRVNERIRIREVRLIDEDGTQLGVIPTREALDIAREKGLDLVEVQPNAVPPVCRLMDYGRFRYEESRRERESRRKAKGATLKEVRMAPKIDDHDIQTKARQAQRFLEAGDKVKISVLFRGREMLHQDIGRNLLLQLVQQLSDISTVDQDPRMEGRSMSVMLSPRKEAQRNDASRGTSESRQEPAEAETAS, from the coding sequence GTGTCCTGTCTGCAGGAACACAGTGTAATGCTGCCTACGATTACGTGGATTATTCTGAGGAGGTTGGCAATCGGCGCACGACCTGTTCGCGTGAACGAACGAATTCGTATCCGCGAAGTGCGGCTCATTGATGAAGACGGAACGCAGCTTGGGGTGATTCCCACTCGCGAAGCGCTGGATATCGCGCGCGAGAAGGGGCTTGATCTCGTAGAGGTACAGCCCAATGCAGTTCCGCCAGTGTGCCGGCTTATGGATTATGGACGTTTCCGCTACGAAGAGAGCCGTCGCGAGCGCGAGTCCCGCCGCAAGGCGAAGGGCGCAACGCTCAAGGAAGTCCGCATGGCGCCGAAGATCGACGACCATGACATCCAGACGAAGGCGCGCCAGGCGCAGCGGTTTCTCGAAGCCGGTGACAAGGTCAAGATTTCGGTCTTGTTCCGTGGCCGGGAGATGCTCCATCAGGACATTGGTCGAAATCTGCTGCTGCAACTGGTTCAGCAACTGTCTGACATTAGCACGGTAGATCAGGACCCTCGGATGGAGGGGCGTTCGATGTCTGTCATGCTGAGTCCACGCAAGGAGGCTCAGCGCAACGATGCATCTCGTGGCACGTCTGAATCCAGACAGGAACCGGCGGAAGCCGAGACAGCTTCCTGA
- the rpmI gene encoding 50S ribosomal protein L35 yields MPKMKTNKGAARRFKITGSGKIMRAKGMKSHFRRRKAPRTKRAFDRMFEVAPQDRKRVRRLLPYGLPK; encoded by the coding sequence ATGCCAAAGATGAAGACCAACAAAGGCGCTGCCCGAAGGTTCAAGATCACCGGTTCGGGCAAGATCATGCGCGCCAAAGGAATGAAGAGCCACTTCCGTCGCCGGAAGGCTCCTCGCACTAAGCGCGCGTTCGACCGCATGTTTGAGGTCGCGCCGCAGGATCGCAAGCGCGTGCGACGGCTGCTGCCGTACGGGCTGCCGAAATAG
- the rplT gene encoding 50S ribosomal protein L20 translates to MARIKRGVASHKRHKKVLNRAEGFRGTRSRLFKRANEAVMRSGQYAYRDRRVRKRDMRRLWITRINAASREHGLPYGRFIEGLTRAGVAVDRKILADLAVRDNAAFAKFVELAKTQLSH, encoded by the coding sequence ATGGCCCGTATCAAGCGCGGCGTCGCTTCGCACAAGAGGCACAAGAAGGTCCTCAATCGCGCCGAAGGATTCCGCGGTACACGCAGTCGGCTGTTCAAGCGTGCCAACGAGGCCGTTATGCGGTCCGGCCAGTACGCCTACCGCGACCGTCGAGTCCGCAAGCGCGACATGCGTCGCCTCTGGATCACCCGTATCAACGCTGCTTCTCGGGAGCATGGCCTGCCGTATGGCCGCTTCATTGAGGGGCTGACGCGCGCTGGTGTTGCGGTCGATCGCAAGATTCTGGCGGACCTGGCAGTTCGCGACAACGCTGCATTCGCGAAGTTCGTTGAGCTTGCCAAGACGCAGCTGAGCCACTGA
- a CDS encoding RNA methyltransferase, giving the protein MSDDNRSPQTDEIITSGANPTIKLARSLHRRKSRERERAVLVEGLRSIEAALESGATPRAFLIDAAHRNVIPANLVERYAQHARVVVVEHELFLSVTLTEHPQPVVALVSMPDLPAVRNASLVLAIDGVRDPGNIGTMIRSAAAAGADAIALLPGSADPFNPKAIRATAGALFQIPLLRVGSVEFAVDRLFTQRPTVVIADANADRTYDAVDWNEPTVIVVGGEAFGASEESRTYADSTVAIPIQPGVESLNAGVAASILLFEAMRHRRVSK; this is encoded by the coding sequence GTGTCGGACGACAACCGTTCGCCCCAGACTGACGAGATCATTACCAGTGGCGCAAATCCAACGATCAAGCTAGCCCGTTCACTGCACCGGCGAAAATCCCGGGAACGTGAACGGGCAGTTCTTGTTGAAGGACTGCGCAGCATCGAAGCGGCCCTGGAATCCGGCGCTACGCCACGCGCGTTTCTGATCGACGCAGCGCACAGAAACGTCATCCCCGCAAATCTTGTAGAACGCTACGCGCAGCACGCACGTGTCGTCGTCGTCGAGCACGAGCTCTTTCTGTCGGTCACACTCACGGAGCATCCACAACCAGTTGTGGCCCTGGTTTCGATGCCAGACTTGCCGGCTGTTCGGAACGCGTCGCTGGTACTTGCCATTGATGGTGTGCGCGATCCCGGAAACATCGGCACGATGATCCGTTCGGCAGCCGCCGCCGGAGCCGACGCCATCGCGCTATTGCCGGGAAGCGCCGATCCGTTCAATCCGAAAGCCATCCGCGCAACGGCTGGAGCGCTATTCCAGATTCCCCTGCTCCGTGTTGGCTCAGTCGAATTTGCAGTCGATCGTTTATTTACTCAACGTCCGACTGTGGTCATCGCAGATGCCAATGCGGATCGAACCTACGATGCCGTTGACTGGAACGAGCCGACAGTGATTGTCGTTGGCGGTGAGGCATTTGGCGCGTCGGAAGAGTCGCGTACGTACGCGGACTCCACGGTCGCGATTCCGATTCAGCCTGGTGTAGAGTCCTTGAATGCGGGAGTCGCGGCCTCAATCCTGCTGTTTGAAGCAATGCGGCATCGGCGGGTGAGCAAGTAA
- a CDS encoding HU family DNA-binding protein: MRKQDLVKSVAGKANMPERQVDSIVQATFDAIRDSLAAGEEVTITGFGSFRISERGAREGRNPQTGERITIPSRKSPSFRPGTQLKRAVSGE; the protein is encoded by the coding sequence ATGAGGAAGCAGGATCTGGTCAAGAGCGTCGCCGGCAAGGCCAACATGCCAGAGCGGCAGGTTGACTCCATTGTTCAGGCTACGTTCGACGCGATCCGCGACAGTCTCGCTGCGGGCGAAGAGGTAACGATCACCGGCTTCGGCTCGTTCCGCATCTCGGAACGCGGCGCACGCGAGGGACGCAACCCACAGACCGGCGAGCGCATCACGATTCCATCCCGCAAGAGCCCGTCGTTCCGACCGGGTACCCAGCTCAAGCGCGCAGTCAGCGGCGAGTAA
- the plsX gene encoding phosphate acyltransferase PlsX gives MARIAVDVHGGDIGVAHNIEAATDEGLSSDIELVLVGHESQIESELRRLNISTTRFRVVHAEEAIGMGESASLSVRRKTNNSISVALDLMRQGEVDAVVSAGHSGALVAASLMILGRIPGVSRPALGTRIPSKGQTAFVLDIGAFTDPRPDVMLQHGHLGAAYVEAILGVQRPAVALLSNGEEPGKGDALTRAARELFEASVLNFVGYVEGHEMLSKPPHVTVTDGFTGNVALKIAEGTASYVARLLRDELTATMRTKVLAALLRPTFRALRTQMDFDGIGGAPLLGVNGVVIAAHGRSAPRALVAAIETANNAARNELPARLRDTLPRQARAESNSAALTSVPS, from the coding sequence TTGGCACGAATCGCAGTGGATGTCCATGGAGGTGACATCGGCGTCGCCCATAACATCGAAGCAGCAACCGACGAGGGGCTGTCGTCCGACATTGAGCTAGTTCTGGTCGGTCACGAGAGCCAGATTGAATCGGAGCTTCGGCGGCTCAATATCTCAACGACGAGGTTTCGCGTCGTCCATGCCGAAGAGGCGATCGGCATGGGAGAATCGGCCTCGCTCTCTGTCCGCCGCAAGACCAACAATTCAATCAGCGTGGCGCTGGATCTCATGCGCCAGGGTGAAGTGGATGCAGTCGTTTCCGCCGGTCACAGCGGGGCGCTGGTGGCAGCGTCGCTGATGATCCTCGGTCGGATCCCGGGCGTGTCGCGACCTGCGTTGGGCACACGCATTCCCTCGAAAGGGCAGACGGCATTCGTTCTCGACATCGGCGCGTTCACCGATCCGCGCCCGGACGTCATGCTGCAGCACGGTCATCTTGGGGCGGCATACGTTGAAGCGATTCTCGGCGTCCAGCGGCCTGCTGTGGCGCTGCTCTCGAATGGTGAAGAGCCTGGCAAGGGCGATGCGCTGACACGCGCTGCACGCGAGCTGTTCGAGGCGTCGGTGCTGAACTTCGTCGGCTATGTCGAGGGCCACGAAATGCTGTCCAAGCCGCCGCACGTCACTGTCACGGATGGCTTCACCGGCAACGTCGCGCTGAAGATCGCTGAGGGAACTGCCAGCTACGTTGCGCGGCTCTTGCGCGATGAACTGACGGCGACAATGCGAACGAAGGTCCTGGCGGCGCTGTTGCGTCCGACCTTCCGCGCGCTGCGAACGCAGATGGATTTTGATGGTATTGGCGGTGCGCCGCTCCTGGGCGTCAATGGTGTAGTCATCGCTGCGCACGGACGCTCGGCACCGCGAGCGCTTGTCGCCGCAATCGAGACGGCCAACAACGCCGCACGAAACGAGCTACCGGCGCGATTGCGCGACACGCTGCCGCGCCAGGCGCGAGCTGAATCGAACAGCGCCGCGCTCACATCCGTTCCATCCTGA
- the gyrB gene encoding DNA topoisomerase (ATP-hydrolyzing) subunit B, which translates to MAQTVDTKPTKQTYDASNIEVLEGLEAVRRRPGMYIGSTDIRGLHHLITEVVDNAVDEALGGYCDTIRITIHPDSSVTVEDNGRGIPVKKHPKMNTSALEVVMTVLHAGGKFGSGGYAMSSGLHGVGVSVVNGLSDWMISEVRRDGGLYRQEYRKGIPTSPVKKVAKIDPSLRGTTQTWMPDATIFDTLDYNYDMLAQRLREVAYLTRGLRIVFIDERTDREMTFYFEGGINSFVRHLNKSKNPVHPKPFYINREIGDFIVEAAIQYNDSYGESIHSFANNVNTVDGGTHLTGFRSALTRTINDYARKNGFLKENDDSLTGEDVREGLTAVISVKLPEPQFEGQTKGKLGNAPMAGAVNSVVGELLSQHLEENPQAAKRIVEKCVNAARARDAARKARELVQRKGSLETFSLPGKLADCSERDPARSELYIVEGDSAGGSAKQGRDRRYQAILPLRGKILNVEKARLDKMLQNAEIRSLITALGTSIGDQFDASKLRYHRVIVMTDADVDGAHIRTLLLTFFFRHLEQLITDGRIFIAQPPLYRVQSGKEVHWVYSDDELDTLMAGYKDKKVEIQRYKGLGEMNPEQLWETTMNVDTRTLLQVTIDDAVRADETFEMLMGNAVPPRKSFIQTHARQVQNLDV; encoded by the coding sequence ATGGCACAGACAGTTGATACGAAACCAACGAAGCAAACCTACGACGCAAGCAACATCGAGGTCCTTGAGGGACTTGAGGCAGTGCGCCGTCGACCAGGCATGTACATCGGCAGCACAGACATTCGCGGCCTGCATCATCTCATCACCGAAGTGGTTGACAACGCCGTAGACGAGGCTCTGGGCGGGTACTGCGACACGATCCGCATCACGATTCACCCTGACAGCAGCGTCACGGTTGAAGACAACGGTCGTGGTATTCCGGTTAAGAAGCATCCCAAAATGAACACGTCGGCACTGGAAGTCGTGATGACTGTCCTGCACGCCGGCGGAAAGTTCGGCTCGGGCGGCTATGCGATGTCCAGTGGACTCCACGGCGTCGGCGTCTCCGTCGTCAATGGTTTGTCTGACTGGATGATCTCGGAAGTGCGGCGCGACGGCGGACTGTATCGCCAGGAGTACCGTAAGGGTATTCCGACATCGCCGGTCAAGAAGGTCGCCAAGATCGATCCGTCACTGCGTGGCACAACCCAGACGTGGATGCCTGACGCGACGATCTTCGACACGCTCGACTACAACTACGACATGCTGGCGCAGCGGTTGCGCGAGGTTGCCTATCTGACCCGCGGATTGCGGATCGTCTTTATTGACGAGCGCACCGATCGAGAGATGACCTTCTACTTCGAAGGTGGCATCAACTCGTTCGTGCGGCACCTGAACAAGTCGAAGAACCCCGTCCATCCGAAGCCGTTCTACATCAACCGCGAGATAGGCGATTTCATCGTCGAGGCGGCAATTCAATACAACGATTCATACGGCGAGTCGATTCACTCGTTCGCCAACAACGTGAACACGGTCGATGGTGGCACGCACCTGACGGGCTTCCGCTCGGCGCTCACGCGAACGATCAATGACTACGCGCGGAAGAACGGATTCCTCAAGGAGAACGACGATAGCCTCACCGGCGAGGACGTTCGCGAGGGTCTGACCGCCGTCATCAGTGTCAAGCTGCCTGAGCCGCAGTTCGAGGGCCAGACAAAGGGTAAGCTCGGGAATGCACCGATGGCCGGCGCGGTGAACTCTGTCGTTGGCGAGTTGCTGTCTCAGCACCTCGAGGAGAATCCGCAGGCTGCCAAGCGGATCGTCGAGAAGTGCGTCAACGCCGCGCGAGCGCGAGACGCCGCTCGCAAGGCGCGCGAGTTGGTGCAGCGTAAGGGCAGCCTGGAGACATTCTCGTTGCCAGGCAAACTGGCGGACTGCTCAGAGCGCGACCCGGCTCGGTCGGAACTCTACATCGTTGAGGGCGACTCGGCCGGTGGCAGCGCCAAGCAGGGCCGCGATCGACGCTATCAGGCGATTTTGCCGCTGCGAGGCAAGATCCTGAATGTGGAGAAGGCGCGCCTCGACAAGATGCTCCAGAACGCCGAAATTCGTTCGTTGATTACTGCGCTCGGCACGAGCATCGGCGATCAGTTCGACGCTTCGAAGCTCCGATACCACCGAGTGATCGTCATGACTGATGCTGACGTTGACGGCGCACACATCCGTACGCTGCTGCTGACGTTCTTCTTCCGCCACCTGGAGCAGCTCATCACCGACGGTCGGATCTTCATCGCTCAGCCGCCGCTATATCGCGTGCAGTCCGGCAAGGAAGTGCACTGGGTCTATAGTGACGATGAGCTCGATACGCTCATGGCGGGCTACAAGGACAAGAAGGTCGAGATCCAGCGCTATAAGGGTCTCGGCGAGATGAACCCGGAACAGCTCTGGGAAACGACGATGAACGTCGATACGCGCACGCTGCTGCAAGTCACCATCGACGACGCTGTGCGGGCCGATGAGACGTTTGAGATGCTGATGGGTAACGCAGTACCGCCACGGAAGAGCTTTATCCAGACGCACGCACGACAGGTCCAGAACCTGGATGTGTAG
- a CDS encoding metallopeptidase family protein, protein MRLASDEFEDLVVAALDSLPADLLELMENVDVTIELWPSRAQLDRVGIDRGTLLGLYEGIPLTERHSSSYNLVMPDKITIFQRPIERICSSHAEVVDQVRTTVVHEVAHHFGLGEEILRKYGWG, encoded by the coding sequence ATGCGGCTGGCATCCGACGAGTTTGAAGACCTGGTCGTAGCCGCGCTCGACTCACTTCCGGCAGACCTGCTGGAGCTGATGGAAAACGTTGACGTCACGATTGAGCTTTGGCCAAGTCGTGCTCAACTCGATCGCGTCGGCATCGACCGGGGGACGCTGCTCGGCCTGTACGAAGGCATTCCGCTCACTGAGCGACACAGCTCGTCCTATAACCTGGTGATGCCGGACAAGATCACCATCTTTCAACGGCCGATCGAGCGAATCTGCTCCTCGCACGCTGAGGTGGTTGATCAGGTTCGAACGACCGTAGTCCACGAGGTCGCCCATCACTTCGGTCTCGGCGAAGAGATCCTGCGAAAGTATGGCTGGGGATGA
- a CDS encoding penicillin-binding protein 2 → MTTFLRFAAFVAALLVVAYGLGETSDQADQRWLVLLAAAGVMLSIAWWPRGTSSLPIYNRTVLRWATLLVVAVTLISVQLVRIQIVESGRIAARSAEVGDGQVVSNPRERLRALQVQRGAITDRHGQVLAESVEQSDGTFVRQYPNIEAAGLIGYYSPALYGSTNIEDAYDSYLSGTDGGNPAQEWINGVIHEDRRGYDLSLTIDIDLQQKANELLAGRPGAVVLMDADTGEVLAMAGAPSFDPNRLYANTGQQSEEEMAAIRAYWQELVANPDAPLVFRPTQGLLNPGSTFKTVTASAIVDSGRANADTIFRDDGLFEVDGRVIEEPNRPDSTQIDFTLEESYAWSLNVVFAQIGLQLGSDTLLDYAERFGFDSAIDFDIPTAETQIASTRDELNNRALLADTGFGQGQILATPLQMALIAATIANDGVVPDPYVVDHVIDSEGKTIEQFSGGGGQRAISPESAAIIQRLMQSSAEFGYASGIEIDGATIGGKTGTAEVGEGEPHAWYTGYAIAGDRRLAVAVVVEHGGPGSETALPIGGEMLRAALETTP, encoded by the coding sequence ATGACGACCTTTCTTCGATTTGCCGCCTTCGTCGCCGCACTGCTGGTGGTCGCTTACGGACTCGGCGAAACGAGTGATCAGGCGGATCAGCGCTGGCTGGTGCTGCTGGCCGCTGCCGGCGTCATGTTGTCAATTGCCTGGTGGCCACGCGGCACATCCAGCCTGCCGATCTATAACCGCACGGTCCTGCGCTGGGCGACACTCCTCGTCGTCGCCGTGACGTTGATTTCTGTTCAGCTCGTCAGGATCCAGATTGTCGAGAGTGGCCGCATTGCCGCTCGCAGCGCCGAAGTAGGCGACGGGCAAGTGGTCTCAAACCCGCGCGAACGTTTGCGCGCCCTGCAGGTGCAACGCGGCGCGATCACCGACCGTCATGGGCAGGTACTGGCTGAATCGGTCGAGCAATCCGACGGTACGTTCGTCCGTCAGTATCCGAACATCGAGGCCGCCGGGCTGATTGGCTACTACTCGCCAGCGCTCTACGGATCGACAAATATCGAAGACGCGTATGACTCCTACCTGTCCGGCACCGACGGCGGCAACCCTGCCCAGGAGTGGATCAACGGCGTTATTCATGAGGATCGGCGCGGGTACGACCTGTCACTGACGATCGATATTGACCTGCAGCAAAAGGCTAACGAACTGCTCGCCGGCCGCCCCGGGGCGGTCGTCCTGATGGACGCAGATACCGGCGAAGTTCTCGCGATGGCCGGAGCGCCGTCATTCGATCCGAATCGACTCTATGCCAACACCGGCCAGCAATCCGAAGAGGAAATGGCCGCGATCCGTGCCTACTGGCAGGAACTGGTCGCGAACCCCGATGCACCGCTCGTGTTCCGTCCCACGCAGGGCCTGCTGAATCCGGGATCGACGTTCAAGACGGTGACGGCTTCGGCGATCGTTGATAGCGGTCGTGCGAACGCCGACACGATCTTCCGCGACGACGGCCTGTTCGAGGTTGATGGCCGCGTTATTGAGGAGCCGAATCGGCCGGACTCGACCCAGATCGACTTCACGCTTGAGGAGTCTTACGCGTGGTCACTCAACGTCGTGTTCGCGCAGATCGGCTTGCAGCTGGGCAGCGACACGCTTCTGGACTACGCAGAACGCTTCGGATTCGACTCAGCAATCGACTTCGACATTCCCACCGCCGAGACGCAGATCGCGTCGACAAGGGACGAATTGAACAATCGAGCCTTGCTGGCTGACACCGGCTTCGGGCAGGGCCAGATCCTGGCAACGCCGCTCCAGATGGCGCTCATAGCGGCGACGATCGCCAATGACGGCGTCGTGCCGGATCCGTACGTCGTTGATCATGTGATTGACAGCGAGGGTAAGACGATCGAGCAGTTCAGTGGCGGCGGTGGTCAGCGTGCGATCAGCCCCGAGTCGGCTGCAATCATCCAGCGGCTGATGCAGTCGTCGGCTGAGTTTGGATACGCGAGCGGCATCGAGATCGATGGCGCGACCATCGGCGGCAAGACCGGTACCGCCGAGGTCGGCGAGGGCGAACCACATGCCTGGTACACCGGCTACGCCATCGCGGGCGACCGGCGGCTCGCCGTTGCCGTTGTCGTCGAGCATGGCGGTCCAGGCTCGGAGACCGCGCTCCCAATCGGCGGTGAGATGCTGCGCGCCGCGCTGGAGACAACCCCGTAA